The sequence AATTGCTTTGAGAAAAATCCCGGTGTCAGCAACAGATGAACCAAAGCACCCAATGACATCCAAAGACGATGCATATGCCATAAGCCCAAATCTTGAAACACGGCCATAGGTTGGCTTCAGTCCAACAACACCGCAGAAAGATGCTGGTTGCCTTACACTTCCACCAGTATCGCTTCCCAGAGAAGCTACACATTGCCTTGCAGAAACAGCTGCAGCGGAGCCACCTGATGATCCTCCAGGTACCCTCGATGTATCCCAAGGGTTCGCAGTCACCTGAAAAAGTAACCCATTCCAATCACCAGTCCGCTAGGTTGAAAGATACTGAAATGTGAATCCAATCACAATAAAGCCTCGAGTTTGAACCGATGGGGAACTACTCCAAACAACATAACAATGTCGAATTGAAAGAACTACAATAAGGTGACAGAGAAAATTTAAGTTCTTGCTCGAGTGGCCGAGTGGGTTTGCTTTAAACAGCTTCAGTAACAGTAAATTAGGCAGAAGccataattgaataaaaaattctaaaaaataaaataaattccaaacCTGAAAACCAGAACTTTCAGTAGTGCTTCCCATCCCAAATTCATCCAAATTGGTCTTCCCAACAATAATCGCCCCTGAATCCCTCAACTTCTTAACCGCCGTGGCATCAAAAGCTGGTCGATAACCCTCTAGAATCCGGGAACCACCCGTCGATGGCATATCAACAGTACACATATTATCTTTAACTCCCACCAATACACCTGCCAACGGACCCAATTCCTCATTCCGCTCAATTTTCCGATCAATTGCTTCCGCTTCCCTCATTACATCCTCAGAAACATGGAGAAAGCTTCGAATTTGTGGCTCGTTCTGTCGCAACCGATTCAAGTAGTCTTGGGCGATTTCGACAGCTCTTCTCTGGCGAGATAGGAGGGATTTACGGATTGAGAGGATCTCAGAAGAGGGTGGGTAAGTAAAAGCCTGGGGTTGAGGCTCGGTGACCATCTGCGACGCGCGAACAACTGCGGACCTGTGGAACTGCCGGTGTTTTGGCGGGAAATGGAGATGGAATCGACATTGGAGGAGGAAGAGACGAGGGTTTTGAACGGAAGACAGCATTTGGCGTTAGGCTCACCGTGGGTGTG is a genomic window of Macadamia integrifolia cultivar HAES 741 unplaced genomic scaffold, SCU_Mint_v3 scaffold69, whole genome shotgun sequence containing:
- the LOC122069709 gene encoding glutamyl-tRNA(Gln) amidotransferase subunit A, chloroplastic/mitochondrial, coding for MLSSVQNPRLFLLQCRFHLHFPPKHRQFHRSAVVRASQMVTEPQPQAFTYPPSSEILSIRKSLLSRQRRAVEIAQDYLNRLRQNEPQIRSFLHVSEDVMREAEAIDRKIERNEELGPLAGVLVGVKDNMCTVDMPSTGGSRILEGYRPAFDATAVKKLRDSGAIIVGKTNLDEFGMGSTTESSGFQVTANPWDTSRVPGGSSGGSAAAVSARQCVASLGSDTGGSVRQPASFCGVVGLKPTYGRVSRFGLMAYASSLDVIGCFGSSVADTGIFLKAISGHDRFDATSSKREVPDFCSQFISMEPIESKPLKGLRVGVISETLGDGVDMGVISLIQAAASHLEELGSTVTEVSLPSFSLGLPAYYILASSEASSNLSRYDGVRYGKQIAAEELSSLYGDSRANGFGPEVKMRILMGTYGLSAGYYDAYYKRAQQVRTLVQKSFKEALDANDILISPAAPSAAYMIGEKKNDPLAMYAGDIMTVNVNLAGLPALVLPCGFVEGGSAGLPVGLQMIGGAFDEGRLLEVGHIFEQTLQGCRFVPPLVADG